In Vibrio diazotrophicus, the following proteins share a genomic window:
- a CDS encoding glycoside hydrolase family 9 protein has product MHKFKLSMATILILSSCSVYANEQLINGKFDGSMDGWWNAGADVKINNGEACVEIRNPGENSWNVILGQGGIGLANNADYQVSFDAYATVDTQMKTLIQHEGPPYTHYFIDETKVSTQKKSYKFNFNHDVESDAKTEFQFQMGAQKVGTICVSNVSILGERYIEELKTSSVRANQVGYLPQADKFVFVANESKEPLKWVLTNSSNINIDLGRTEVFGLNKASGEFIHRIDLSNYKSDMSGLKVKVGEDESFPFSINKDIYNQLKYDALSYFYQNRSGIDIDKALVQRDDLARPGGHMSDVVTCFDKTDSWGNKWPGCDFTVDVTGGWYDAGDHGKYTVNSGISTWTLLNLFERGKWLDSAPIPFAEGKVKIPEAGNGVNPLLSEARWNIEFMLAMQNQSDKPVAVPVGDQSGDKTLKLTKIDAKGMAFHKVADEAWTGMPLPPHMDTQKRYVGYPTTAATLNLSAIGAQCARIWKEIDPKFSKSCLNAAQEAWEAASKNPNILAYDNFTGSGPYDDKELSDEFYWAASELYITTGDSKYLKALKASPHYLETPKGNIEADDEMFWGYTAPLATISLAVVPNGLGEEQIKVARNNLIATSNNFVGQIENEGYHIPYTVEEYPWGSNSSFVNRAIFLIYANDFTGDIKYVKAAANAMDYLLGANPMNLSYITGYGTNAAKSPHHRFWAHAADENSPEPAPGALVGGPNSTSYSDPVAATLKGLCVGQTCYRDSINAWSFNEITINWNAPLVWVASALDEGKLN; this is encoded by the coding sequence ATGCACAAATTCAAACTCTCAATGGCAACCATACTGATTCTTTCATCGTGTTCTGTTTATGCAAATGAGCAGCTTATTAACGGTAAATTTGACGGTAGTATGGATGGCTGGTGGAATGCTGGTGCAGATGTAAAAATCAATAATGGCGAAGCGTGCGTCGAAATTAGAAATCCGGGTGAAAACTCGTGGAATGTAATTTTAGGCCAAGGCGGCATTGGTTTAGCCAATAACGCAGATTATCAGGTTTCATTTGATGCGTACGCGACTGTCGACACTCAAATGAAAACGCTGATCCAGCATGAAGGGCCTCCTTACACGCATTACTTTATTGATGAAACAAAGGTCTCGACTCAGAAGAAGAGCTATAAGTTTAACTTCAATCATGATGTTGAAAGTGATGCGAAGACAGAATTCCAGTTCCAAATGGGCGCACAGAAAGTTGGCACTATATGTGTCAGCAATGTGTCGATTCTTGGCGAACGATACATCGAAGAACTAAAGACCAGCTCTGTTCGCGCCAACCAAGTTGGTTACCTTCCTCAAGCCGATAAGTTTGTCTTTGTCGCTAATGAATCTAAAGAGCCCTTAAAGTGGGTGCTAACCAACAGCAGTAATATCAATATCGATTTGGGCAGAACTGAAGTTTTTGGTCTTAACAAGGCTTCAGGTGAGTTTATTCACCGTATTGACTTATCAAACTACAAATCGGATATGAGTGGTTTGAAAGTGAAAGTTGGCGAAGACGAGAGCTTCCCATTCAGCATCAACAAAGATATCTACAACCAGTTGAAATACGATGCATTGTCTTATTTCTATCAAAACCGCAGTGGTATCGATATCGATAAAGCTTTGGTACAGCGTGACGATTTAGCTCGCCCGGGCGGTCATATGAGCGATGTGGTGACCTGTTTTGATAAGACGGACAGCTGGGGCAATAAATGGCCTGGTTGTGATTTTACGGTCGATGTAACCGGTGGTTGGTATGACGCAGGCGACCACGGTAAGTACACAGTGAACAGCGGTATCTCAACCTGGACTCTGTTGAACTTGTTTGAAAGAGGTAAATGGTTAGATAGTGCACCTATTCCTTTTGCCGAAGGGAAGGTGAAAATTCCTGAAGCTGGAAACGGTGTGAATCCTTTGTTGTCTGAAGCTCGTTGGAATATCGAGTTCATGTTGGCGATGCAGAACCAAAGCGACAAACCTGTCGCTGTTCCTGTTGGTGACCAGTCTGGAGACAAAACACTTAAACTGACGAAGATTGACGCAAAAGGTATGGCTTTCCATAAAGTTGCTGATGAAGCTTGGACAGGTATGCCGTTGCCACCTCATATGGACACCCAAAAACGATATGTGGGTTACCCAACGACAGCTGCAACGTTGAACTTGTCTGCGATTGGTGCTCAATGTGCCCGTATTTGGAAAGAGATTGATCCTAAGTTTTCGAAAAGCTGTTTGAATGCGGCACAAGAGGCTTGGGAAGCGGCGAGCAAAAATCCTAATATTCTTGCCTATGATAACTTCACTGGTTCGGGTCCTTATGATGATAAAGAGCTTTCAGACGAGTTCTACTGGGCTGCAAGTGAACTTTATATCACCACAGGTGATAGCAAGTACCTTAAAGCACTGAAAGCTTCGCCTCATTATCTAGAGACTCCAAAAGGCAACATTGAAGCTGATGATGAAATGTTCTGGGGGTACACAGCACCTTTAGCAACGATAAGCTTGGCGGTTGTTCCTAACGGACTGGGTGAAGAGCAGATTAAAGTAGCAAGAAATAACCTAATCGCTACCTCTAATAATTTTGTGGGGCAGATTGAGAATGAGGGTTACCACATTCCTTACACGGTAGAAGAGTACCCATGGGGATCGAACTCAAGCTTTGTGAACCGAGCTATCTTCTTAATCTATGCGAATGATTTCACTGGCGATATTAAGTATGTGAAAGCGGCTGCAAATGCGATGGATTACTTACTTGGCGCTAACCCAATGAACCTCTCTTACATTACAGGTTACGGTACCAACGCTGCTAAGAGCCCTCATCACCGTTTTTGGGCACATGCCGCTGATGAAAACTCACCAGAACCAGCACCTGGGGCGCTAGTGGGTGGACCAAACTCAACAAGTTACAGCGATCCTGTTGCTGCAACGCTGAAGGGGTTATGTGTGGGTCAAACCTGCTATAGAGACAGCATTAATGCGTGGTCGTTCAATGAGATCACGATTAACTGGAATGCGCCTTTAGTTTGGGTTGCTTCTGCTTTGGATGAAGGAAAGCTAAATTAA